The Acinetobacter sp. GSS19 genome includes a region encoding these proteins:
- the ruvA gene encoding Holliday junction branch migration protein RuvA translates to MIGCLIGEVFALEAPTVLLNVNGVGYEIDTPLSTFCQLQKGQKVTLWTHLVVREDAQQLFGFSDAQEKTIFRTLLKVNGVGPRMALGILSTLSVDLLIHSIEHDDVNTLIKVPGVGKKTAERLLIELRDRFKALSHGSNSNTNTIAQIQFTANSAVAEAEAALQSLGYKPAEAQKAVAAAKGDFTESADIIRAALKSMMK, encoded by the coding sequence ATGATCGGTTGTTTAATCGGTGAAGTGTTTGCACTCGAAGCACCGACAGTATTATTGAACGTCAATGGCGTCGGCTATGAAATTGACACACCGCTATCGACTTTTTGCCAGCTGCAAAAAGGCCAGAAAGTCACCTTGTGGACCCATTTGGTGGTCCGTGAAGATGCACAGCAGCTGTTTGGCTTTAGCGATGCACAAGAAAAAACTATTTTCCGAACCTTATTAAAAGTCAACGGTGTTGGTCCGAGAATGGCGCTCGGGATCTTATCCACCTTGAGTGTTGATCTATTGATTCACAGTATTGAACATGATGATGTGAATACCTTGATCAAAGTCCCCGGGGTCGGCAAAAAAACCGCGGAGCGTCTGTTGATTGAATTACGTGATCGTTTTAAAGCGCTTTCTCATGGCAGCAATTCGAATACCAATACCATTGCACAAATCCAGTTTACCGCCAATTCCGCCGTTGCCGAGGCTGAAGCAGCGTTACAATCCTTGGGCTATAAACCTGCTGAAGCACAAAAAGCCGTTGCCGCAGCGAAGGGCGATTTCACCGAATCTGCCGATATTATCCGTGCTGCGCTTAAATCGATGATGAAGTAA
- a CDS encoding YceI family protein translates to MKFDPTTPQNASAQLVLQMNSVRVNKSGLKDLLLGERFFFVEQYPTARFNSREFIALGNHQYDIKGDLTLRGITQPVMLKTRLKPNSNDPRLLDVEAKTVVKREDFGMKKAFAGMGEKVMIEVSGQWQAK, encoded by the coding sequence ATGAAATTTGATCCTACCACGCCACAAAATGCCTCGGCTCAGTTGGTGCTGCAGATGAATAGCGTTCGCGTGAATAAATCGGGACTGAAAGATCTGTTGTTGGGCGAGCGGTTCTTTTTTGTAGAACAGTATCCAACAGCGAGGTTCAACAGCCGTGAATTTATTGCCTTAGGCAATCATCAATATGATATTAAAGGCGATCTCACTTTGCGAGGAATCACCCAACCGGTAATGCTGAAGACAAGGTTAAAACCTAATAGTAATGATCCACGACTGCTGGATGTGGAAGCGAAAACTGTGGTGAAGCGTGAGGATTTCGGGATGAAAAAAGCCTTTGCAGGGATGGGGGAAAAAGTGATGATTGAAGTGTCTGGACAGTGGCAGGCTAAATAA
- a CDS encoding nicotinate-nicotinamide nucleotide adenylyltransferase codes for MKPAFDYLVFIGRFQPFHLAHLQTVHLALQQSQQVILALGSAQAERNIKNPFSASEREQMILSNFPIDEQERIRFVHVIDVYNDEKWVKQVKDLVAGIVETDAKIGLIGHFKDESSYYLNLFPEWTMVELDSLHGAISATPMREAYYRGEIQTEAFPAGTIRFLQNFQKTPIYHQLQHKYLTQDKSNLAES; via the coding sequence ATGAAGCCAGCATTTGACTATCTCGTTTTTATTGGACGTTTTCAACCGTTCCATCTTGCTCATCTGCAAACGGTCCATTTGGCCTTGCAGCAAAGTCAGCAGGTGATTTTGGCTTTGGGTTCGGCTCAGGCTGAACGCAATATCAAGAATCCATTTTCTGCCTCTGAACGTGAACAGATGATTCTGTCCAATTTCCCGATTGATGAACAGGAGCGGATCCGTTTTGTCCACGTCATTGATGTCTACAATGACGAAAAATGGGTAAAACAGGTGAAAGATCTGGTGGCCGGTATAGTAGAAACGGATGCCAAAATAGGCCTGATTGGTCATTTTAAGGATGAATCTTCGTATTATCTCAATCTTTTTCCTGAATGGACCATGGTAGAACTCGACAGTTTGCATGGAGCAATTTCAGCCACGCCGATGCGGGAAGCCTATTACCGTGGTGAGATTCAAACGGAAGCATTTCCTGCAGGCACGATTCGGTTTTTACAGAATTTTCAAAAAACACCCATTTACCACCAATTGCAGCACAAATACCTGACGCAAGATAAAAGCAATCTTGCTGAATCCTGA
- a CDS encoding KGW motif small protein, with amino-acid sequence MKNNKISDQPTRRSTGWLWFAGVISVQVLLIVMGYLLKFT; translated from the coding sequence ATGAAAAATAACAAGATATCCGATCAGCCCACGCGACGCTCCACAGGTTGGCTTTGGTTTGCTGGCGTGATCAGTGTGCAGGTTCTGTTGATCGTTATGGGCTATTTGTTGAAATTTACCTGA
- a CDS encoding deoxyguanosinetriphosphate triphosphohydrolase, translating to MTQMRWLELLSAVRLGSKKSSNELARSPFHKDYDRIVFSQSFRQLNRKTQVHPLTQHDGIHTRLTHSLEVSCIGRSLGMLAAEKIKTELPMWITPADVGAIIQAACLAHDIGNPPFGHAGEYAIREWFDDASHRDFLKELSPEEEADVRQFEGNAQGLRLLTKIDYHPDDGGMRLTHATLGAYLKYPWLSKTIASQGDRPSHQRAKFGCYQSEKETLQQIAEQLGLIQLGDYHYCRHPLTYLLEAADDICYALIDLEDGIILHMLSYEEVEPVFLNLLGDYGLPAELNLPHSTWQQKIAALRGRVMKRLVEEVTSAFAKHHYEILSGRLEGGLLQYCSPDIALGIQRAKNMAREKIFEHRQKSDLEIVAHMSLQHILDAFIPLTLPEKSLSFKEQRLMSILQQFGANFQHNHYQNIMQVLDIISKFSDHQAYELAQVLQGRRVAFI from the coding sequence ATGACCCAAATGCGTTGGTTGGAACTGTTATCCGCGGTTCGTCTAGGCAGTAAAAAAAGTAGTAATGAACTGGCACGCAGTCCTTTTCACAAAGATTATGATCGTATTGTTTTCTCGCAAAGTTTCCGGCAACTGAACCGTAAAACCCAGGTCCACCCCTTAACCCAGCACGATGGCATCCATACCCGTCTCACCCATTCTCTAGAAGTGTCCTGTATTGGCCGTTCCCTCGGCATGCTGGCCGCGGAAAAAATCAAAACAGAATTACCGATGTGGATTACTCCGGCTGATGTGGGGGCGATTATTCAGGCCGCCTGTCTGGCGCATGATATTGGCAATCCTCCGTTTGGTCATGCCGGTGAATATGCCATTCGTGAATGGTTTGATGATGCTTCACACCGTGATTTCCTGAAGGAACTCTCCCCGGAAGAAGAAGCGGATGTACGCCAGTTTGAAGGCAATGCACAAGGCTTACGCTTGCTCACCAAAATTGATTACCATCCAGATGATGGCGGTATGCGTCTTACCCATGCCACTCTCGGCGCCTATCTCAAGTACCCCTGGTTATCCAAAACGATTGCCTCACAAGGTGATCGGCCGTCACATCAACGAGCCAAATTTGGCTGCTATCAGTCGGAAAAAGAGACTTTGCAACAAATTGCTGAACAATTGGGTTTAATTCAGCTCGGAGACTATCACTACTGCCGCCATCCTCTGACCTATCTACTGGAAGCGGCGGATGACATTTGTTACGCGCTAATTGATCTCGAAGATGGCATTATTCTGCATATGCTGAGTTATGAAGAGGTTGAACCGGTATTCCTGAATTTACTCGGTGATTATGGTCTGCCTGCTGAATTAAATCTGCCACACAGTACCTGGCAGCAAAAAATTGCTGCACTGCGTGGCCGGGTCATGAAACGTCTCGTTGAAGAAGTCACCAGTGCATTTGCCAAACACCATTATGAAATTTTGTCCGGGAGACTCGAAGGGGGATTATTACAGTATTGCTCTCCCGATATTGCGCTTGGCATCCAGCGTGCAAAAAATATGGCACGAGAGAAAATTTTCGAGCATCGACAGAAATCCGATCTGGAAATTGTCGCACATATGAGCTTGCAGCATATTTTAGATGCGTTTATTCCTTTAACCTTGCCAGAAAAGTCTTTAAGCTTTAAAGAACAGCGACTCATGTCCATCCTGCAGCAATTTGGTGCCAATTTTCAGCACAATCATTATCAGAACATCATGCAAGTGCTGGATATCATCAGTAAATTTTCTGATCATCAAGCCTATGAACTGGCTCAGGTTCTGCAAGGACGTCGGGTTGCATTTATCTAA
- the ruvB gene encoding Holliday junction branch migration DNA helicase RuvB gives MQDRLITGTERPEDHFDRAIRPTSLDDYIGQPVVREQMEIFIGAARGRGEALDHTLIFGPPGLGKTTLANIIAREMGGNLKSTSGPVLERAGDLAAMLTNLEEGDVLFIDEIHRLSPVIEEILYPAMEDYQLDIMIGEGPAARSIKLDLPPFTLVAATTRAGLLTSPLRDRFGIVQRLEFYSVEDLTHIVARSASLMDVPMTAAGATEVARRSRGTPRIANRLLRRVRDYAQVKGTGEVTQDMAQRALDMLNVDKSGLDTLDRRYLSMLLERFDGGPAGVEALAAAMAEDSGTLEDVIEPYLIQQGYVMRTARGRIATNQAYLQFGLTPPEPKNA, from the coding sequence ATGCAAGACCGTTTAATCACGGGCACTGAACGCCCAGAAGATCATTTTGATCGTGCCATTCGTCCGACCTCACTCGATGACTATATTGGTCAACCTGTGGTACGCGAACAGATGGAAATTTTTATTGGCGCAGCGCGTGGCCGTGGTGAAGCACTGGATCATACCCTGATTTTTGGTCCACCGGGTCTGGGTAAAACCACCCTGGCCAATATTATTGCGCGGGAAATGGGAGGAAATCTCAAATCCACCTCAGGGCCTGTTCTGGAGCGTGCCGGTGATCTGGCGGCCATGCTGACCAATCTCGAAGAAGGCGATGTGCTGTTTATTGATGAGATCCATCGCCTTTCACCCGTGATTGAAGAAATTCTGTATCCAGCCATGGAAGACTACCAGCTGGACATCATGATCGGTGAAGGTCCTGCCGCACGTTCGATTAAGCTGGATTTACCCCCGTTTACTTTGGTCGCTGCGACCACCCGTGCCGGTCTGCTCACCTCTCCGTTGCGGGATCGTTTTGGAATTGTGCAGCGCCTGGAGTTTTATTCGGTTGAAGATTTAACCCATATTGTCGCGCGTTCTGCAAGTCTGATGGATGTACCGATGACCGCAGCAGGTGCCACGGAAGTCGCACGTCGCTCGCGAGGTACACCGCGGATTGCCAACCGCCTGTTGCGCAGAGTGCGAGACTATGCGCAAGTCAAAGGTACTGGAGAAGTGACCCAAGACATGGCACAGCGTGCACTGGATATGTTGAATGTGGATAAATCCGGACTCGACACGCTTGACCGGCGTTATCTGAGCATGCTACTGGAGCGTTTTGATGGTGGACCCGCTGGGGTTGAAGCTTTGGCTGCGGCTATGGCGGAAGATTCCGGGACACTAGAAGACGTGATTGAACCCTATCTGATTCAGCAAGGTTATGTCATGCGTACTGCACGTGGCCGCATTGCCACTAACCAAGCCTATTTACAATTTGGCCTGACGCCACCAGAGCCAAAAAACGCGTAA
- a CDS encoding VIT1/CCC1 transporter family protein translates to MRHSYHLEKHFLERAGWLRAAVLGANDGIISVTSLVVGMAASGASTQTLLVTCVAGLISGAASMAAGEYISVKSQQDIEKNDLLMESRALERHPEEELQELKHIYIERGLEPELAAEVAKQLTAYNALEAHARDEIGIIEHTAAQPLQAAGSSALAFTVGSLFPLVAILLLPEQALERSIMLVGVITLGLMGALASYVGGVSAWRGAIRVMIWGVIAMLFSYWVGSLFQVAPV, encoded by the coding sequence GTGCGTCATTCTTATCATTTGGAAAAACATTTCCTTGAACGTGCGGGATGGTTGCGTGCTGCAGTTTTAGGTGCAAATGACGGAATTATTTCCGTTACGAGTTTGGTGGTGGGGATGGCGGCGAGTGGTGCCAGCACACAAACCTTGTTAGTCACCTGTGTGGCCGGACTGATTTCTGGTGCTGCTTCCATGGCCGCTGGAGAATATATTTCCGTAAAGTCGCAGCAGGACATTGAAAAAAATGACCTGTTGATGGAAAGCCGTGCACTGGAACGGCATCCAGAAGAAGAATTACAAGAACTGAAACATATTTATATCGAGCGTGGTCTGGAACCTGAGTTGGCAGCGGAAGTTGCCAAACAGCTTACTGCGTATAACGCACTGGAAGCACATGCACGGGATGAGATCGGGATTATCGAACATACCGCAGCACAACCGTTACAGGCTGCAGGTTCCTCGGCCTTGGCCTTTACCGTGGGATCACTTTTTCCACTGGTGGCGATTTTACTGCTGCCTGAACAGGCGCTGGAACGAAGCATCATGCTGGTGGGCGTGATTACCTTGGGGCTGATGGGGGCCTTGGCCAGCTATGTAGGTGGTGTCAGTGCCTGGCGTGGTGCGATCCGGGTGATGATTTGGGGGGTGATCGCCATGCTATTTAGTTACTGGGTGGGCTCTTTGTTTCAGGTTGCACCAGTATAA
- a CDS encoding enoyl-CoA hydratase, translating to MTLRCIQQPHPHLHAELAHGVLTLAIQRPESKNALYGELYLWIAQALDEADQSQEVRVVILRGATADFTAGNDMQDFMKFVQSPLQGKAGDAPPFVLLKAAARFSKPLIAAVRGVAIGIGVTILLHTDLAYSDESALFQLPFVSLGLSPEGASSKLLVQRAGYHQAAELLFTAEKFNSTKAMQIGLINSIESDVYAYAQMQAQKLASLPLASLKQTKALMKHDLAEILTCIDHEAEIFMQRVSSPEMREAVQAFMQKRKPDFSQFN from the coding sequence ATGACACTGCGCTGTATTCAACAGCCCCATCCACATTTACATGCGGAATTAGCTCACGGGGTTCTGACTTTAGCCATCCAGCGGCCGGAAAGCAAAAATGCTCTGTATGGCGAACTGTATTTATGGATTGCCCAGGCGCTTGATGAAGCTGACCAATCCCAAGAGGTTCGCGTGGTCATTTTGCGCGGTGCAACGGCTGATTTTACCGCAGGCAATGATATGCAGGACTTTATGAAATTCGTTCAGTCCCCGCTACAAGGCAAAGCTGGAGATGCTCCTCCCTTTGTGTTGCTCAAAGCTGCTGCTCGTTTTTCTAAACCGCTCATTGCTGCCGTACGAGGCGTGGCGATTGGCATTGGTGTCACCATTTTATTACATACAGACTTGGCTTATAGTGATGAAAGTGCCTTGTTCCAGCTACCTTTTGTCAGCTTGGGACTCTCTCCGGAAGGTGCTTCAAGCAAATTGCTGGTACAGCGTGCCGGTTACCATCAAGCTGCCGAATTGCTGTTTACCGCAGAAAAATTTAACAGCACCAAGGCAATGCAAATCGGCCTAATCAATTCGATTGAAAGCGATGTCTACGCTTATGCACAAATGCAAGCACAGAAGCTGGCCTCACTCCCCTTGGCATCACTCAAACAGACCAAAGCGCTGATGAAACACGATTTAGCGGAGATTTTGACCTGTATTGATCATGAAGCTGAGATTTTTATGCAACGGGTTTCATCGCCAGAAATGAGAGAAGCCGTACAAGCCTTTATGCAAAAACGTAAGCCGGATTTCAGCCAATTTAACTAA
- a CDS encoding nitroreductase family protein has translation MSNSDTAKERYYEAAPQDIDVDNFKKVIQSRRSVRKFTEKPIPEHILDECLNLALLAPNSSNLQPWTFYVVQSAHKKKQLVKACLSQLAAQTAAELIVCVARTDRIDEMAKKNISEFPFPEAPAAVKKYYRLIPYNYKTGYLNSFGHFKKVAFSVARTLDKQLPVSAFSPADAKLWASKSTALACENLVLALRAYGFDSCMMEGFDEPLLRKIIGLNDQQYPVMVIAAGERAADGVFYPQYRFERELFIQKI, from the coding sequence ATGTCAAATTCCGATACCGCTAAAGAACGTTATTACGAAGCTGCCCCACAAGATATCGATGTCGATAACTTTAAAAAAGTGATCCAGAGCCGTCGTTCGGTACGTAAATTTACTGAAAAACCGATTCCTGAGCACATTTTGGATGAATGTCTGAATTTAGCCCTGCTTGCACCGAATTCATCCAATTTACAACCATGGACCTTTTATGTGGTGCAATCAGCGCACAAGAAAAAGCAATTGGTCAAAGCCTGCCTGAGCCAATTGGCAGCACAAACAGCAGCAGAACTCATTGTTTGTGTGGCACGTACCGACCGCATTGATGAAATGGCGAAAAAGAACATCAGTGAATTCCCTTTTCCCGAAGCACCGGCTGCCGTAAAAAAATATTACCGCCTGATCCCATATAACTATAAAACCGGCTACCTGAACAGTTTTGGTCACTTTAAGAAAGTCGCCTTTTCTGTAGCACGTACCTTGGATAAACAACTGCCCGTTTCAGCATTTAGCCCGGCTGATGCCAAACTCTGGGCAAGCAAGAGCACTGCCCTCGCCTGTGAAAACCTGGTTTTAGCATTACGCGCTTATGGTTTTGACAGCTGCATGATGGAAGGTTTTGATGAACCACTGTTGCGTAAAATTATCGGCTTAAATGACCAGCAATATCCAGTGATGGTAATTGCAGCCGGTGAACGTGCTGCGGATGGTGTGTTCTATCCGCAGTACCGTTTTGAACGTGAGTTATTTATCCAGAAAATTTAA
- a CDS encoding NGG1p interacting factor NIF3: MLKLIYYVPESHLESTKQAIFTAGAGGIGNYEQCAWQVMGVGQFKPVKGANPFIGELNALEQVPEWRVETIVPEEHAASVAKALKASHPYEEPAFEFIQLLSVD, translated from the coding sequence ATGTTGAAGCTGATTTACTATGTACCAGAATCTCATCTGGAGTCGACCAAACAGGCGATTTTTACTGCAGGTGCGGGCGGAATTGGCAATTATGAACAATGCGCCTGGCAGGTGATGGGTGTGGGACAATTCAAACCGGTCAAGGGTGCCAATCCATTTATTGGTGAGTTAAATGCCTTAGAGCAAGTGCCGGAATGGCGTGTGGAAACCATCGTGCCTGAAGAGCATGCTGCATCTGTGGCAAAAGCACTCAAGGCAAGCCATCCTTATGAAGAGCCTGCCTTTGAATTTATCCAGTTGCTGAGCGTAGATTGA
- the purL gene encoding phosphoribosylformylglycinamidine synthase: MFIVAGAPAHSSFKKTQLLTRLASISSVQSIESQWVYLFDQALNEQQHQSALQLLNDGTAFELRQAASDEIQILVTPRVGTISPWSSKATDIFQNCNTPVHRLERGVLYTLKGVTELSKEVLLALHDRMTENVFNQIDDAKALFTETAPKPLNAIDILGQGKDALVKANNEFGFALSEEEIDYLTRAFTELGRNPNDIELMMFAQANSEHCRHKIFGSEWTIDGEKQPLSLFQMIKNTYKESPTDVLSAYKDNASVIVGYDTQRFYPKQDETGHYVYKYKSQAAHILMKVETHNHPTAISPFAGAATGSGGEIRDEGATGRGGKPKAGLTGFTVSNLNIPGFEQPWEENYGKPSRMASPLQIMIEGPLGGAAFNNEFGRPNLNGYFRTFEQNVNGEVKGFHKPIMIAGGYGNIRPDHVEKDAIQPGDLLIVLGGPAMLIGLGGGAASSVDSGTMGESLDFASVQRENPEMERRCQEVIDTCWRMEDFNPVVSIHDVGAGGLSNAMPELVNDHELGAILNLRKIPSLEPGMSPMEIWSNEAQERYVLAIRPESLELFESICARERCPFAVLGEATEARQLTVKDPLFNNNPVDIPMQVMLGGTPRMQRSYETQPRQGNDFDAAQVDLKDAIFRVLKNPTVASKSFLITIGDRSITGMVARDQFVGRWQVPVADAAVTTTSLQGFTGEAMAMGERPPVALLNPAASARLAVAEAISNIMCANIEQISDIKLSANWMAAAGQKGEDQALFEGVKAIGMEMCPALGIAIPVGKDSLSMRTTWNDNGEDKSVTSPMTGVITAFAPVNDVRKTLTPELKAGQDSVLVRIDLSRGQFRLGGSILAQVYKAIGTTTPDVDSFDEFKAFFALVQDWNNRGLIQAYHDIGDGGLLATVAEMMFASRLGVALEDQSVAGLFAEEIGAVLQIKAADWDALQAEIAASALNGAIAVVGRVNDTDQLSVNGLVLERAELQQAWAEVSHQIQRLRDNVETADQEFALIADKNHKGLIAQPTFDLNEEIEAPYLNLRRPNMAVLREQGINGHVEMAAAFDKVGFNTVDVHMSDLLAGRVSLDDFQGLVTCGGFSYGDVLGAGGGWAKSVLFNAKLRDQFEKFFNREETFSLGVCNGCQMLSQLAPLIPGAEAWPRFHRNTSEVFEARAVNVRVEKSVSIMLEGMEGSILPIAVAHGEGRVVAPEANLASLNAANQVVLRYVDSHGNPTQHYPLNPNGSPDAITGVTSKDGRATIMMPHPERNFRAIQHSWKPEDWDQDGAWLRMFRNARKFIG, translated from the coding sequence ATGTTTATCGTGGCCGGTGCACCAGCACATTCTTCTTTTAAGAAAACTCAACTATTAACACGTTTAGCGTCAATTAGTTCTGTTCAATCAATAGAAAGCCAATGGGTTTATCTGTTTGATCAAGCGCTCAACGAGCAGCAACATCAATCTGCTTTACAGCTTTTGAACGATGGTACCGCTTTTGAACTGCGCCAGGCAGCGAGTGATGAAATCCAGATTCTGGTTACACCGCGTGTAGGTACGATTTCGCCGTGGTCTTCTAAAGCGACCGATATCTTCCAAAACTGTAACACCCCCGTACACCGTTTAGAACGCGGCGTGTTGTATACGCTTAAAGGCGTGACTGAGCTTTCTAAAGAAGTTTTACTGGCTTTACACGACCGCATGACAGAAAACGTGTTTAACCAGATTGACGATGCCAAGGCATTGTTCACTGAAACTGCACCGAAGCCTTTAAATGCGATTGATATTTTAGGTCAGGGCAAAGATGCTTTGGTGAAAGCCAATAATGAATTTGGCTTTGCTTTATCTGAAGAAGAAATTGATTATTTGACCCGTGCCTTTACTGAGCTAGGCCGTAACCCGAATGACATCGAATTGATGATGTTTGCGCAGGCCAACTCTGAGCACTGCCGTCACAAAATTTTTGGTTCTGAATGGACCATCGATGGTGAAAAACAGCCACTATCTTTGTTCCAGATGATTAAAAATACCTACAAAGAATCACCAACAGATGTATTGTCAGCCTATAAAGACAACGCATCCGTGATTGTTGGTTATGACACCCAGCGTTTCTATCCAAAACAGGATGAAACTGGTCATTATGTGTATAAATACAAGAGCCAAGCGGCTCACATCCTGATGAAGGTGGAAACGCACAACCACCCAACCGCGATTTCCCCATTTGCGGGTGCAGCAACCGGTTCAGGTGGTGAAATCCGTGATGAAGGTGCAACTGGTCGTGGTGGTAAGCCAAAAGCTGGTTTAACCGGTTTTACCGTATCCAACCTAAATATTCCTGGTTTTGAACAGCCATGGGAAGAAAATTACGGCAAGCCATCGCGTATGGCATCTCCGTTACAAATTATGATTGAAGGTCCGTTGGGTGGTGCTGCGTTTAACAACGAATTTGGCCGTCCAAACCTGAACGGTTATTTCCGTACCTTTGAACAAAACGTTAATGGTGAAGTGAAAGGTTTCCATAAACCAATCATGATCGCCGGTGGTTACGGTAACATCCGTCCGGATCATGTAGAAAAAGACGCGATTCAGCCGGGTGATTTGCTGATCGTTCTGGGTGGTCCAGCGATGTTGATCGGTCTCGGTGGTGGCGCAGCGTCTTCTGTAGACAGCGGTACCATGGGTGAAAGCCTGGATTTCGCGTCAGTACAACGTGAAAACCCGGAAATGGAACGTCGTTGCCAAGAAGTGATTGATACCTGCTGGCGCATGGAAGACTTTAACCCAGTGGTTTCCATTCATGATGTGGGTGCCGGTGGTTTATCCAATGCGATGCCAGAACTGGTTAATGATCATGAACTTGGTGCGATCCTAAACCTGCGCAAGATTCCTTCACTTGAGCCAGGCATGTCGCCAATGGAAATCTGGTCGAATGAAGCACAAGAACGTTATGTCTTGGCGATCCGTCCGGAATCTTTGGAACTATTTGAATCGATCTGTGCCCGTGAACGTTGTCCGTTTGCGGTGTTGGGTGAGGCGACTGAAGCTCGTCAATTAACCGTAAAAGATCCGTTGTTTAATAACAACCCGGTGGATATCCCGATGCAGGTGATGCTCGGTGGTACGCCACGCATGCAGCGTTCGTATGAAACCCAGCCACGTCAAGGCAATGACTTTGATGCAGCACAAGTGGATTTGAAAGATGCGATCTTCCGCGTGTTGAAAAACCCGACGGTTGCATCAAAATCCTTCCTGATCACCATTGGTGACCGTTCGATTACCGGTATGGTCGCACGTGACCAGTTTGTGGGCCGTTGGCAGGTGCCGGTTGCCGATGCTGCTGTGACCACAACGAGCTTGCAAGGTTTCACTGGTGAAGCCATGGCGATGGGTGAACGTCCACCAGTCGCTTTGTTGAATCCAGCTGCATCTGCACGTTTAGCCGTGGCAGAAGCCATTTCCAACATCATGTGTGCCAACATTGAACAGATCAGTGACATCAAATTGTCGGCGAACTGGATGGCCGCTGCAGGTCAGAAAGGTGAAGATCAGGCCTTGTTTGAAGGGGTAAAAGCCATCGGTATGGAAATGTGTCCAGCATTAGGTATCGCAATTCCAGTCGGTAAAGACTCCTTATCCATGCGTACCACCTGGAATGACAATGGTGAAGACAAATCTGTGACTTCGCCAATGACAGGTGTGATCACTGCATTTGCACCAGTCAACGACGTTCGTAAGACATTGACGCCTGAATTAAAAGCAGGCCAAGATTCAGTACTGGTCCGTATTGATCTATCGCGCGGTCAGTTCCGTTTGGGTGGTTCGATCCTGGCGCAAGTATATAAAGCGATCGGTACGACCACTCCGGATGTCGATAGCTTTGACGAATTCAAAGCGTTCTTTGCTTTAGTTCAAGACTGGAACAACCGTGGTCTGATCCAGGCCTATCATGACATCGGTGATGGTGGTTTGCTGGCGACTGTGGCGGAAATGATGTTTGCTTCCCGTCTAGGTGTAGCGCTTGAAGATCAATCTGTTGCTGGCCTGTTTGCTGAAGAAATTGGCGCCGTGTTGCAAATCAAGGCAGCCGACTGGGATGCGTTACAAGCTGAAATTGCAGCGTCTGCACTTAATGGTGCAATTGCAGTCGTAGGTCGTGTGAATGACACAGATCAATTGTCTGTGAATGGTTTAGTGCTTGAGCGTGCTGAATTGCAACAAGCTTGGGCTGAAGTGTCGCACCAGATCCAGCGTTTACGTGATAACGTGGAAACTGCTGATCAAGAATTCGCTCTAATTGCAGACAAAAACCATAAAGGTCTGATCGCACAGCCAACTTTCGATTTGAATGAAGAAATCGAAGCGCCATATCTAAATCTGCGCCGTCCAAATATGGCAGTATTGCGTGAACAGGGTATTAACGGTCATGTCGAAATGGCAGCGGCTTTTGATAAAGTCGGCTTCAATACCGTCGATGTGCATATGAGCGATTTGCTTGCTGGCCGTGTCAGCCTGGATGATTTCCAAGGTCTGGTAACCTGTGGTGGTTTCTCGTATGGTGACGTACTCGGTGCAGGCGGTGGCTGGGCGAAATCGGTGCTGTTTAATGCCAAATTGCGTGACCAGTTTGAAAAATTCTTCAACCGTGAAGAAACTTTCTCTCTCGGTGTATGTAATGGTTGTCAAATGTTGTCACAGCTTGCACCGCTGATTCCAGGTGCTGAAGCATGGCCACGTTTCCATCGTAATACTTCAGAAGTATTCGAAGCGCGTGCTGTGAACGTCCGTGTTGAGAAATCAGTCTCGATCATGCTTGAAGGTATGGAAGGTTCGATTCTACCAATCGCCGTGGCGCATGGTGAAGGTCGTGTGGTTGCGCCAGAAGCTAATTTGGCGAGTTTGAACGCTGCGAACCAAGTGGTATTACGTTATGTGGATAGCCATGGCAATCCGACTCAACATTATCCGTTGAATCCGAATGGTTCTCCAGATGCGATAACTGGCGTGACGTCAAAAGATGGTCGTGCAACGATTATGATGCCACACCCTGAGCGTAACTTCCGCGCGATCCAGCATTCATGGAAACCAGAAGATTGGGATCAAGATGGTGCTTGGTTACGTATGTTCCGTAACGCACGTAAATTTATCGGATAA